The following coding sequences are from one Macaca nemestrina isolate mMacNem1 chromosome 1, mMacNem.hap1, whole genome shotgun sequence window:
- the LOC105479220 gene encoding DNA damage-regulated autophagy modulator protein 2 isoform X4 yields the protein MWWFQQGLSFLPSALVIWTSAAFIFSYITAVTLHHIDPALPYISDTGTLAPEKCLFGAMLNIAAVLCIATIYVRYKQVHALSPEENVIIKLNKAGLVLGILSCLGLSVVANFQKTALFAAHVSGAVLTFGMGSLYMFVQTILSYQMQPKIHGKQVFWIRLLLVIWCGVSAFSMLTCSSILHSGNFGTDLEQKLHWNPEDKGYVLHMITTAAEWSMSFSFFGFFLTYIRDFQKISLRVEANLHGLTLYDTAPCPINSERTRLLSRDI from the exons ATGTGGTGGTTTCAGCAAGGCCTAAGTTTCCTTCCTTCAGCTCTTGTAATTTGGACATCTGCTGCTTTCATATTTTCATACATTACTGCAGTAACACTCCACCATATAGACCCAGCTTTACCTTATATCAG tgacaCTGGTACACTGGCTCCAGAAAAATGCTTATTTGGGGCAATGCTAAATATTGCGGCAGTTTTAT GCATTGCTACCATTTATGTTCGTTATAAGCAAGTTCATGCTCTGAGTCCTGAAGAGAACGTTATCATCAAATTAAACAAGGCTGGCCTTGTACTTGGAATACTGAGTTGTTTAGGACTTTCTGTTGTGGCAAACTTCCAG AAAACAGCCCTTTTTGCTGCACATGTAAGTGGAGCTGTGCTTACCTTTGGTATGGGCTCATTATATATGTTTGTTCAGACCATCCTTTCCTACCAAATGCAGCCCAAAATCCATGGCAAGCAAGTCTTCTGGATCAGACTATTGTTGGTTATCTGGTGTGGAGTAAGTGCATTTAGCA TGCTGACTTGCTCATCAATTTTGCACAGTGGCAATTTTGGGACTGATTTAGAGCAGAAACTCCATTGGAACCCCGAGGACAAA GGTTATGTGCTTCACATGATCACTACCGCAGCAGAATGGTCtatgtcattttccttctttggttTTTTCCTGACTTACATTCGTGATTTTCAG aaAATTTCTTTACGGGTGGAAGCCAATTTACATGGATTAACCCTCTATGACACTGCACCTTGCCCTATTAACAGTGAACGAACACGGCTACTTTCCAGAGATATTTGA
- the LOC105479220 gene encoding DNA damage-regulated autophagy modulator protein 2 isoform X1, whose translation MPPCLENLFEMWWFQQGLSFLPSALVIWTSAAFIFSYITAVTLHHIDPALPYISDTGTLAPEKCLFGAMLNIAAVLCIATIYVRYKQVHALSPEENVIIKLNKAGLVLGILSCLGLSVVANFQKTALFAAHVSGAVLTFGMGSLYMFVQTILSYQMQPKIHGKQVFWIRLLLVIWCGVSAFSMLTCSSILHSGNFGTDLEQKLHWNPEDKGYVLHMITTAAEWSMSFSFFGFFLTYIRDFQMIGLFLLGSLYVQVKNSLQIPDEMKKKKMLIWKVPSDELVCKIIFEDD comes from the exons atgccaccatgcctgg aaaaCCTGTTTGAAATGTGGTGGTTTCAGCAAGGCCTAAGTTTCCTTCCTTCAGCTCTTGTAATTTGGACATCTGCTGCTTTCATATTTTCATACATTACTGCAGTAACACTCCACCATATAGACCCAGCTTTACCTTATATCAG tgacaCTGGTACACTGGCTCCAGAAAAATGCTTATTTGGGGCAATGCTAAATATTGCGGCAGTTTTAT GCATTGCTACCATTTATGTTCGTTATAAGCAAGTTCATGCTCTGAGTCCTGAAGAGAACGTTATCATCAAATTAAACAAGGCTGGCCTTGTACTTGGAATACTGAGTTGTTTAGGACTTTCTGTTGTGGCAAACTTCCAG AAAACAGCCCTTTTTGCTGCACATGTAAGTGGAGCTGTGCTTACCTTTGGTATGGGCTCATTATATATGTTTGTTCAGACCATCCTTTCCTACCAAATGCAGCCCAAAATCCATGGCAAGCAAGTCTTCTGGATCAGACTATTGTTGGTTATCTGGTGTGGAGTAAGTGCATTTAGCA TGCTGACTTGCTCATCAATTTTGCACAGTGGCAATTTTGGGACTGATTTAGAGCAGAAACTCCATTGGAACCCCGAGGACAAA GGTTATGTGCTTCACATGATCACTACCGCAGCAGAATGGTCtatgtcattttccttctttggttTTTTCCTGACTTACATTCGTGATTTTCAG ATGATTGGATTGTTTCTTCTTGGATCTCTGTATGTACAGGTAAAGAATAGTTTACAGATCCCtgatgaaatgaaaaagaaaaaaatgctcatttgGAAAGTGCCCAGTGATGAACTGGTTTGCAAAATAATCTTTGAAGACGATTAA
- the LOC105479220 gene encoding DNA damage-regulated autophagy modulator protein 2 isoform X5 codes for MPPCLENLFEMWWFQQGLSFLPSALVIWTSAAFIFSYITAVTLHHIDPALPYISDTGTLAPEKCLFGAMLNIAAVLCIATIYVRYKQVHALSPEENVIIKLNKAGLVLGILSCLGLSVVANFQKTALFAAHVSGAVLTFGMGSLYMFVQTILSYQMQPKIHGKQVFWIRLLLVIWCGVSAFSMLTCSSILHSGNFGTDLEQKLHWNPEDKGYVLHMITTAAEWSMSFSFFGFFLTYIRDFQMIGLFLLGSLYVQKRWFPGQKKRW; via the exons atgccaccatgcctgg aaaaCCTGTTTGAAATGTGGTGGTTTCAGCAAGGCCTAAGTTTCCTTCCTTCAGCTCTTGTAATTTGGACATCTGCTGCTTTCATATTTTCATACATTACTGCAGTAACACTCCACCATATAGACCCAGCTTTACCTTATATCAG tgacaCTGGTACACTGGCTCCAGAAAAATGCTTATTTGGGGCAATGCTAAATATTGCGGCAGTTTTAT GCATTGCTACCATTTATGTTCGTTATAAGCAAGTTCATGCTCTGAGTCCTGAAGAGAACGTTATCATCAAATTAAACAAGGCTGGCCTTGTACTTGGAATACTGAGTTGTTTAGGACTTTCTGTTGTGGCAAACTTCCAG AAAACAGCCCTTTTTGCTGCACATGTAAGTGGAGCTGTGCTTACCTTTGGTATGGGCTCATTATATATGTTTGTTCAGACCATCCTTTCCTACCAAATGCAGCCCAAAATCCATGGCAAGCAAGTCTTCTGGATCAGACTATTGTTGGTTATCTGGTGTGGAGTAAGTGCATTTAGCA TGCTGACTTGCTCATCAATTTTGCACAGTGGCAATTTTGGGACTGATTTAGAGCAGAAACTCCATTGGAACCCCGAGGACAAA GGTTATGTGCTTCACATGATCACTACCGCAGCAGAATGGTCtatgtcattttccttctttggttTTTTCCTGACTTACATTCGTGATTTTCAG ATGATTGGATTGTTTCTTCTTGGATCTCTGTATGTACAG aagAGATGGTTCCCTGGCCAGAAGAAAAGATGGTGA
- the LOC105479220 gene encoding DNA damage-regulated autophagy modulator protein 2 isoform X2, with protein MWWFQQGLSFLPSALVIWTSAAFIFSYITAVTLHHIDPALPYISDTGTLAPEKCLFGAMLNIAAVLCIATIYVRYKQVHALSPEENVIIKLNKAGLVLGILSCLGLSVVANFQKTALFAAHVSGAVLTFGMGSLYMFVQTILSYQMQPKIHGKQVFWIRLLLVIWCGVSAFSMLTCSSILHSGNFGTDLEQKLHWNPEDKGYVLHMITTAAEWSMSFSFFGFFLTYIRDFQMIGLFLLGSLYVQVKNSLQIPDEMKKKKMLIWKVPSDELVCKIIFEDD; from the exons ATGTGGTGGTTTCAGCAAGGCCTAAGTTTCCTTCCTTCAGCTCTTGTAATTTGGACATCTGCTGCTTTCATATTTTCATACATTACTGCAGTAACACTCCACCATATAGACCCAGCTTTACCTTATATCAG tgacaCTGGTACACTGGCTCCAGAAAAATGCTTATTTGGGGCAATGCTAAATATTGCGGCAGTTTTAT GCATTGCTACCATTTATGTTCGTTATAAGCAAGTTCATGCTCTGAGTCCTGAAGAGAACGTTATCATCAAATTAAACAAGGCTGGCCTTGTACTTGGAATACTGAGTTGTTTAGGACTTTCTGTTGTGGCAAACTTCCAG AAAACAGCCCTTTTTGCTGCACATGTAAGTGGAGCTGTGCTTACCTTTGGTATGGGCTCATTATATATGTTTGTTCAGACCATCCTTTCCTACCAAATGCAGCCCAAAATCCATGGCAAGCAAGTCTTCTGGATCAGACTATTGTTGGTTATCTGGTGTGGAGTAAGTGCATTTAGCA TGCTGACTTGCTCATCAATTTTGCACAGTGGCAATTTTGGGACTGATTTAGAGCAGAAACTCCATTGGAACCCCGAGGACAAA GGTTATGTGCTTCACATGATCACTACCGCAGCAGAATGGTCtatgtcattttccttctttggttTTTTCCTGACTTACATTCGTGATTTTCAG ATGATTGGATTGTTTCTTCTTGGATCTCTGTATGTACAGGTAAAGAATAGTTTACAGATCCCtgatgaaatgaaaaagaaaaaaatgctcatttgGAAAGTGCCCAGTGATGAACTGGTTTGCAAAATAATCTTTGAAGACGATTAA
- the LOC105479220 gene encoding DNA damage-regulated autophagy modulator protein 2 isoform X3 has product MPPCLENLFEMWWFQQGLSFLPSALVIWTSAAFIFSYITAVTLHHIDPALPYISDTGTLAPEKCLFGAMLNIAAVLCIATIYVRYKQVHALSPEENVIIKLNKAGLVLGILSCLGLSVVANFQKTALFAAHVSGAVLTFGMGSLYMFVQTILSYQMQPKIHGKQVFWIRLLLVIWCGVSAFSMLTCSSILHSGNFGTDLEQKLHWNPEDKGYVLHMITTAAEWSMSFSFFGFFLTYIRDFQKISLRVEANLHGLTLYDTAPCPINSERTRLLSRDI; this is encoded by the exons atgccaccatgcctgg aaaaCCTGTTTGAAATGTGGTGGTTTCAGCAAGGCCTAAGTTTCCTTCCTTCAGCTCTTGTAATTTGGACATCTGCTGCTTTCATATTTTCATACATTACTGCAGTAACACTCCACCATATAGACCCAGCTTTACCTTATATCAG tgacaCTGGTACACTGGCTCCAGAAAAATGCTTATTTGGGGCAATGCTAAATATTGCGGCAGTTTTAT GCATTGCTACCATTTATGTTCGTTATAAGCAAGTTCATGCTCTGAGTCCTGAAGAGAACGTTATCATCAAATTAAACAAGGCTGGCCTTGTACTTGGAATACTGAGTTGTTTAGGACTTTCTGTTGTGGCAAACTTCCAG AAAACAGCCCTTTTTGCTGCACATGTAAGTGGAGCTGTGCTTACCTTTGGTATGGGCTCATTATATATGTTTGTTCAGACCATCCTTTCCTACCAAATGCAGCCCAAAATCCATGGCAAGCAAGTCTTCTGGATCAGACTATTGTTGGTTATCTGGTGTGGAGTAAGTGCATTTAGCA TGCTGACTTGCTCATCAATTTTGCACAGTGGCAATTTTGGGACTGATTTAGAGCAGAAACTCCATTGGAACCCCGAGGACAAA GGTTATGTGCTTCACATGATCACTACCGCAGCAGAATGGTCtatgtcattttccttctttggttTTTTCCTGACTTACATTCGTGATTTTCAG aaAATTTCTTTACGGGTGGAAGCCAATTTACATGGATTAACCCTCTATGACACTGCACCTTGCCCTATTAACAGTGAACGAACACGGCTACTTTCCAGAGATATTTGA
- the LOC105479220 gene encoding DNA damage-regulated autophagy modulator protein 2 isoform X6, translated as MGSLYMFVQTILSYQMQPKIHGKQVFWIRLLLVIWCGVSAFSMLTCSSILHSGNFGTDLEQKLHWNPEDKGYVLHMITTAAEWSMSFSFFGFFLTYIRDFQKISLRVEANLHGLTLYDTAPCPINSERTRLLSRDI; from the exons ATGGGCTCATTATATATGTTTGTTCAGACCATCCTTTCCTACCAAATGCAGCCCAAAATCCATGGCAAGCAAGTCTTCTGGATCAGACTATTGTTGGTTATCTGGTGTGGAGTAAGTGCATTTAGCA TGCTGACTTGCTCATCAATTTTGCACAGTGGCAATTTTGGGACTGATTTAGAGCAGAAACTCCATTGGAACCCCGAGGACAAA GGTTATGTGCTTCACATGATCACTACCGCAGCAGAATGGTCtatgtcattttccttctttggttTTTTCCTGACTTACATTCGTGATTTTCAG aaAATTTCTTTACGGGTGGAAGCCAATTTACATGGATTAACCCTCTATGACACTGCACCTTGCCCTATTAACAGTGAACGAACACGGCTACTTTCCAGAGATATTTGA